The Stappia sp. genome window below encodes:
- a CDS encoding GatB/YqeY domain-containing protein: MRERIDAALQGAVESNDKHRAATLRLLLAAIQDRDARARASGRDGVADAEIEQVLQKMVQQRSASIRDFEEAGQLDLAEQEREEVEIIREFLPKQFDDVAMKEACEDVVRDINASGLRDMGRCMAALKQRYPGQMDFVRASCVVKDLLRLD; the protein is encoded by the coding sequence ATGCGTGAAAGGATCGATGCGGCGCTGCAAGGGGCCGTGGAGAGCAACGACAAACATCGGGCGGCGACGCTGCGCCTGCTGCTTGCCGCGATCCAGGATCGCGACGCGCGGGCGCGGGCGAGCGGTCGCGACGGGGTTGCCGATGCCGAGATCGAGCAGGTTCTGCAGAAGATGGTGCAGCAGCGCAGCGCCTCGATCCGCGATTTCGAGGAGGCCGGACAGCTGGATCTCGCCGAACAGGAGCGGGAAGAAGTCGAGATCATTCGCGAGTTTCTGCCCAAGCAGTTCGACGATGTCGCCATGAAGGAAGCCTGCGAGGATGTCGTGCGCGACATCAACGCAAGCGGCTTGCGCGATATGGGGCGCTGCATGGCGGCACTCAAGCAGCGCTATCCGGGGCAGATGGATTTCGTGCGCGCCAGCTGCGTGGTGAAGGATCTTCTCCGCCTCGACTGA